A window of the Candidatus Syntrophoarchaeum caldarius genome harbors these coding sequences:
- a CDS encoding PKD domain-containing protein — translation MKKLHGEDAVSSLVGALLLLAIFVSFIAMLQVHSVPVWNREVEYGHMDTLYNDFSNFKVAVEDSVIYNLPKSASIHMGTRYPTRVLLRNPQSHSSGTLTIVNNSWVNISYGGKKIAIQTATLSFEPNHLYADTPTLVYEYGTVIRSYSNANVTTDDQSIIREGRITIPVILTGENLTSISGSEVREVNLNPATEALPIIINPPGDVNITLTTSYPDVWKRLLDDIPNTNVSGNTIFINRTGIKEIRYPENATASGLYAGLIRISNESTAKSVRLYPKAILDNTSTGYWLDLGEVTMFRYDDGKTYRNKQTWRNTPPFPNPNVYFSFYFDSPIPQNARIINATLVNKYAKSDGNITCEVKIYNSTSESDYIPLTYPLTYPSLTCGEYIRTTDDLNNLSVKLFGYNTYTLASPDYTYHDLTYIEITYI, via the coding sequence ATGAAGAAGTTGCATGGAGAAGATGCGGTTTCAAGCCTTGTCGGAGCACTGCTCTTGCTTGCGATCTTTGTCAGCTTTATAGCGATGCTACAGGTTCATAGTGTGCCAGTATGGAATCGAGAGGTTGAATACGGCCACATGGACACGCTTTATAATGATTTCTCAAATTTTAAGGTTGCTGTAGAGGATTCAGTGATTTATAACCTCCCAAAATCGGCATCGATCCACATGGGAACGCGATATCCAACACGGGTCTTGTTGAGAAACCCACAGAGCCATAGCTCAGGTACGCTCACGATCGTAAATAATTCCTGGGTGAATATCAGCTATGGTGGCAAGAAGATCGCAATTCAGACCGCAACCCTTTCGTTTGAACCAAACCACCTCTATGCAGATACGCCTACACTTGTATATGAGTATGGCACGGTTATAAGATCCTACAGTAATGCAAATGTAACAACAGATGACCAATCGATAATTCGGGAGGGCAGGATCACGATACCGGTTATACTGACGGGCGAGAATCTCACATCGATCTCAGGATCTGAAGTAAGAGAGGTCAACCTGAATCCTGCCACCGAAGCACTTCCGATAATAATTAACCCTCCGGGAGATGTCAATATCACACTCACAACCAGTTATCCTGATGTATGGAAACGACTTCTTGATGACATCCCCAACACCAACGTCTCAGGAAACACGATATTCATCAATAGAACAGGGATAAAGGAGATCAGATATCCGGAGAATGCAACAGCAAGCGGGCTGTACGCAGGGCTGATAAGGATCAGCAATGAGAGCACGGCAAAGTCGGTGCGGTTGTACCCAAAAGCTATTCTGGATAATACGAGTACTGGGTACTGGCTTGATCTGGGAGAAGTAACCATGTTCAGGTACGATGATGGCAAGACATATCGAAACAAACAAACATGGCGTAATACCCCTCCGTTCCCCAATCCAAATGTATACTTTTCTTTTTACTTTGACTCACCCATACCCCAGAATGCCAGAATCATTAATGCAACGCTTGTGAACAAATATGCAAAGTCAGACGGAAATATAACCTGTGAGGTCAAGATCTACAACAGCACATCCGAGAGTGATTATATCCCACTTACTTACCCTCTTACGTACCCTTCGCTTACCTGTGGCGAGTATATAAGAACCACAGATGACCTAAACAACCTCAGCGTTAAACTTTTTGGTTATAATACATACACTCTTGCTTCCCCTGACTACACTTACCACGACCTCACCTACATCGAGATAACCTATATTTAA
- a CDS encoding nuclease has protein sequence MSDVKIFWDPKGFELDSLGRKKYIRATDGDTPYISTSIRMLGIDTPEVHYPGNSSPVKFDAKLKELAGWIREGIAPVDEALGEYLIPRLETGEAGTLQKEQGEQARAYFEALLDRLLRKESGRRRSVYIQTADEPFDQYGRLLAYMAPSYTSDELAKLSRHERATFNYLMVESGWAASFLIYPSLPKHADLVMLQEGAKAACENRRGAWENELMLTGYEFRMAVKLYNITKKIVANRNVSSRERSGWISRFCVDMTSGEIFYPQEYYKVSPYNRIFVWPADVTDAVAKMNLKPPIDREA, from the coding sequence ATGTCAGACGTTAAGATATTCTGGGACCCAAAGGGGTTTGAGCTTGACTCACTCGGAAGGAAGAAGTATATCAGGGCAACTGACGGGGATACACCCTATATCTCAACCTCGATCAGGATGCTTGGTATCGACACCCCGGAGGTACATTATCCGGGTAACAGTTCCCCCGTTAAGTTTGATGCAAAGCTCAAAGAACTTGCAGGCTGGATCAGAGAGGGTATTGCGCCTGTAGATGAAGCACTCGGAGAATACCTGATTCCCAGGCTTGAAACTGGCGAAGCAGGCACGCTCCAGAAAGAGCAGGGTGAGCAGGCAAGAGCATACTTTGAAGCACTCCTCGATAGACTGTTGAGAAAAGAGAGCGGTAGAAGGCGATCGGTATATATTCAGACAGCGGATGAACCCTTTGACCAGTATGGGAGGCTCCTTGCATACATGGCACCGTCTTACACATCAGATGAGCTTGCAAAACTCTCAAGGCATGAACGGGCGACGTTCAACTACTTAATGGTTGAATCAGGGTGGGCAGCAAGTTTTTTGATCTACCCCAGTTTACCGAAGCACGCCGACCTTGTGATGCTGCAGGAGGGTGCAAAAGCAGCATGTGAGAACAGGCGAGGTGCATGGGAGAACGAATTGATGCTCACAGGTTATGAGTTCAGGATGGCTGTAAAACTCTATAATATCACAAAGAAAATCGTGGCTAACAGGAATGTATCCTCAAGGGAAAGGTCTGGATGGATAAGCCGATTCTGTGTGGATATGACAAGCGGTGAGATATTCTATCCACAGGAATATTATAAAGTCTCGCCTTACAACAGAATATTTGTTTGGCCAGCAGATGTCACGGATGCGGTCGCCAAGATGAATCTTAAACCCCCTATCGATCGAGAAGCATGA